A region of Bradyrhizobium sp. CCBAU 53351 DNA encodes the following proteins:
- a CDS encoding CBASS cGAMP-activated phospholipase gives MPQRAPKLEIAMTFQILALSGGGFRGLFTSSVLARLEEQAKRPLHECFDLISGTSAGGIIALGLAMGKKAETIQEMFLKHGEEIFPRGETPKSRLAQMQARWFEWRHPKYDGTVLRSKIEGVLGADAKLGDAKTRVLVPTVNMTKGSVQMFKTAHNPRFMTDYKVKAADIAMATAAAPLYFPMAEIGNSYFIDGGVVANAPDLCALHEAVQFLDQKIEDVSVMSIGTTTSKFSLPTSAGRNFGQRDWLENNRLPSTIISSQQQLVDFMLKHQLGDRYIRFDEQPSAEQISDLGMDLATESRRKTLLGMADGCYQALCNDRRVIDMLAHRPTKPTFYHV, from the coding sequence ATGCCACAGCGTGCTCCGAAACTAGAGATTGCAATGACTTTTCAGATACTTGCTCTCAGCGGCGGTGGCTTTCGAGGCCTGTTCACAAGTTCGGTCCTGGCGCGCCTGGAGGAGCAGGCAAAGCGCCCCCTTCACGAATGCTTTGACCTGATCTCGGGGACATCGGCAGGCGGCATTATCGCCCTCGGTCTGGCGATGGGAAAGAAGGCCGAGACGATTCAGGAGATGTTTCTCAAGCACGGGGAAGAGATATTCCCCCGCGGGGAGACGCCGAAAAGCCGGCTGGCGCAAATGCAGGCCCGGTGGTTCGAGTGGCGACATCCCAAGTACGACGGTACGGTGCTCCGGAGCAAGATCGAGGGCGTGCTCGGCGCCGACGCCAAGCTCGGCGACGCGAAGACGCGCGTGCTTGTTCCGACGGTCAACATGACCAAGGGAAGCGTCCAGATGTTCAAGACCGCGCATAATCCGAGGTTCATGACCGATTACAAGGTGAAGGCCGCGGACATCGCCATGGCGACGGCGGCCGCGCCGCTGTACTTCCCGATGGCCGAGATCGGGAACAGCTATTTCATTGACGGCGGCGTGGTCGCGAACGCACCTGACCTTTGTGCGCTGCACGAAGCTGTCCAGTTCCTGGATCAAAAGATCGAGGACGTATCGGTGATGAGCATTGGCACGACCACCAGCAAATTCTCGCTGCCGACGTCGGCGGGACGCAATTTCGGCCAAAGGGACTGGCTCGAGAACAACCGGCTTCCATCGACCATCATTTCCTCGCAGCAACAGCTGGTCGATTTCATGCTCAAGCATCAGCTCGGCGATCGCTACATCAGGTTCGACGAGCAGCCCTCCGCCGAGCAGATTTCCGATCTCGGGATGGACCTCGCGACCGAGAGCCGGCGGAAGACCCTGCTAGGGATGGCGGACGGTTGCTATCAAGCGCTGTGCAACGATAGGCGCGTCATCGATATGTTGGCACATCGGCCTACCAAGCCGACGTTCTATCACGTGTGA